The following proteins are encoded in a genomic region of Hirundo rustica isolate bHirRus1 chromosome 3, bHirRus1.pri.v3, whole genome shotgun sequence:
- the LOC120750174 gene encoding cytochrome c oxidase assembly factor 6 homolog, with protein MAAPTMEERKACWGARDEFWQCLDSHGDDAAECEKLRRAFESRCPQQWVKHFDKRRDFLKYKKKLETEGFHPPQAAGKS; from the exons ATGGCGGCGCCGACGATGGAGGAGAGGAAGGCGTGCTGGGGGGCCCGGGACGAGTTCTGGCAGTGCCTGGACAGCCACGGCGATGACGCCGCCGAGTGCGAGAAGCTGCGGCGGGCCTTCGAGTCGCGCTGCCCGCAGCAGTGG GTTAAACACTTTGACAAAAGaagagactttttaaaatataaaaagaagcTTGAAACAGAAGGGTTTCATCCTCCACAAGCTGCTGGGAAGTCTTAG